One region of Acidobacteriota bacterium genomic DNA includes:
- the tuf gene encoding elongation factor Tu (EF-Tu; promotes GTP-dependent binding of aminoacyl-tRNA to the A-site of ribosomes during protein biosynthesis; when the tRNA anticodon matches the mRNA codon, GTP hydrolysis results; the inactive EF-Tu-GDP leaves the ribosome and release of GDP is promoted by elongation factor Ts; many prokaryotes have two copies of the gene encoding EF-Tu) yields the protein MAKEKFERTKPHVNIGTIGHVDHGKTTLTAAMTKTLAAKGLADYTP from the coding sequence ATGGCCAAGGAGAAGTTCGAGCGGACGAAGCCGCACGTCAACATCGGGACGATAGGTCACGTGGACCATGGGAAGACGACGTTGACGGCGGCGATGACGAAGACGTTGGCAGCGAAGGGGCTAGCGGACTACACGCCGTT